The Anopheles merus strain MAF unplaced genomic scaffold, AmerM5.1 LNR4000526, whole genome shotgun sequence genome includes the window ATTTAGGAAAGGATGTTGTTTCGCGGccttttaaaagcatttttaatACGGGCGAAGAAATTGTTATTTGTTGGCAGTagcaaaattaaaactatCCTTCAATTATTGTGCAAAAGTTTGTCAACGGCTACTAGATGTACGTTTAAATTAACACCTCAATTTAAAGCCGTTTCCTTCAGTCAGCACATAATTGCTGCGTCCTGCGGTTAGATAAGGCGATCGCTAGTTTTCTACTTGCTGCCTGAACTGTCTGTCAACGGCATATAAGAGTTGTCTTATTACTTTTACTTATTGCTTAACGCGGTAGAGCTCTCGGTGTGGTCTGTTGGATTTCTTGCATGACTGGCTTCCGGTAGGTCGTTTGAAGTAACACATCCACTGCCACTAAACGGTACTGCGTCGGAACTTACCTGATGATGCAACTGCTGAATATTGAGTTGCGTATTTCCTTCCATACCGCCGCTGATTGACGATGGTGGCGAGGCAGTGGCTAACAAGCCAGTGTAAAGATCGTCGAACGAGTGTGTCTGACTGCTCAGAGACGAAGAGATGCCATCGAACACAGACACCGACGAGGCCGGACTGTCGGCCGTGCCAGGGTAGAGTATCGATCCAACTGATGAGATAGGCGTCCCATTCTGCTGTAACCGATGCTGTTGAATACTCTTGCTGGAAGGGGTTCCGATCGGTGGTTGCTGCGGTCGCTGCAGCTCATCGCCACCAATGCTTATGCCGCCGGGATTGCCTTCTTCCGGAGTGCCGACTGATGGTGATACCATCCCTGCTGCTATGTTATCACCTCCTGCAGATTCGCAAGTTATTTTCATATTGCTACAGTTGCTATTGCCACCCGGTGCGTTAAAGTAGTAGTTGAAATGTTCGAGCGATCCCAGATCCTGTTCATCTGTTTCCTGGTCGCCCACACTAACTATCGGTTGCTTCGTTCCAAACAAGTTATCTAAGCAAAGGTGAAAACAGGCGTAAAGATCGCACCGACAAAAAAGGCGTGCAAAAACGCACGCAACCCCATAAAACCGATCCAACAAAGAATTTCCCCACGTACTATAGTCAAGATCCCCTCTGTTTTATCCCCTTTAAACCATGCTCGAACATGCTAGTTACCTCCGAATTCCCCTTtcagttgctgctgttgtgacTGTAGCTGCAAATCTTGCATCTGTTGCTGCAGCTGCCCAAGTTGATACTCTCGCAAAAAGCTCTTGGCGTCCATCGATGAGGCCAGCAGGTCAGCCGATGCAGATGAACTGCTTCCGCCAGAGACTCGACTGTCCATGAAATCAGTTAACGCAACACCGGCCCTGGTGCCTGACCCGCTGCCCGACCCTACCGATCCGGAACCGGGGCTGAGATCAGAAAAGTGTGGCTGAGTGTCCTGAGCCAGCTGTTGCTGACGATGATGCGTCATGTGCTGTGCCTGATGCATCATGTGCTGCAAGGATACGGTGCTCGGCGTAGCCTGAGCTCCCAATATGCCCAGCCCGGTCGAAGTGGGGGGCGATGGTGCCGGTATGGCTGTTATTTGAATGTCGTGTGTAAAGTTTTGCGCTTGCTGTCGTCGCATCTTCGACTCGTTGATGCTGTGTATGGTAACCTATGGAAAGATACAATAAGCGTTAACACCAACCACGTAGAcacgaaaaacgaaatgaacaaaacatttaCCTCACTGTTAAGCCGTTGGCCCGGTTGTAAGTTTTGCAGGAAGGCAAGATCGTCATATCGTGTTCGAGTGCCAATGGTCCCCGTGGGCAAGCTTCCAAGGCTGTTGCCGTTGAAGAACGCGCTCGGTGCTTCGTCGTCGCAACAGTGTGTGGCCAAGCTGGTGGATGCATCTGCTCCACCAAGATACGAGAGAGCGTGCGATCGTTCAGAACCAATGGCACCAGTTGCACCCTTTGACAGGATTGACGCATTACTGCTGCCCCCTGATAATATCCTGACGATCCCAGCATACCAGACCCGTAAGCGTTGCCCGGACCTACGGGTGCTGAATGCAGCAAATCGGGCCCCGTCAGATTGTACTGACTGAACGACGAATAATGAGATTCACCCAGTCCCGCACCGATAGTGCCGCTTGCCGACGGTGAAGGCGCAAACATGTCCTGACCGGTGGTTCCATTCATATGTTGCCAGCCCCTGCCAGAGGACGTAGGCAGACCGCCACCTTGCTGCAgtgaggtttgtttttgcttctgtgCATTTTTCATCTCGCTGCCGATGGCGGACTTGCATTTGCGTGGTCCCATGCTTTCATCTAACGCGGCGGAAGAATATTGCTGCAGGTATGGCGGCACACCAGTGCTGCCAGGAATGATTGTATTGGCACCAGACGACACGGCAGCAGTTACATGCGGTGCCGTTCCGCCCGGCTGCTGCATGGCTCCGTGTGTCGGAGGCATAATTCCATTCTCAACCAGGTAGGCTGCATTGAACGGACGGAATCCGGTCGCTTCTGGAGGAGCACCGCCGGACAACGCATGATGAAGTGCAGGGTTGCGTATCGTAAACATTCCGTTATCATTCTTGAATATCGTAGCCGGTTGATCGTATCCAAGCGTCATACGTGCGCCTTGCACGTCCGGCATCGTTCCCGCACCGGGCGGACGCATTCCAGCACTACCGGCACCCATTGGGCCGCCGTGGAACATAGGATTCCGTAGCGTCACAATGTTATTTCCGTCCGTTAGCTTCCTACCTGCCTGCGCCTCAGTAACGGAGGACACAGAAGCTCCGCTCGCGGAAGGCATCTGATCCACTTGATCATggtctttgtttttgttcttgctgcGTCGCTTGTTCCGTTTCTTACGATCATTGGCACCTCCTTCCGGCAGTGGGGAagactgctgttgctgttgctgctgctcctttcCTCTCAATTTTCCTGTGTTAACCATGATCACCGACTCCTGTCCGACGGCCGGCACGGATAAGGGCGACATTGGATTGACGACAAACATGCCAGGATTCGGTGCACCGGCACCAACACCAAACGAACCAGCCAGCATAGCAGGCGTTGGATCCATCGGTGGTGCAACCGGTTTCATTGGTTCGGTTATCTTACGAATTGATTCGCGCTTCAGGCGTAGCGCTTCCGACTGTATGGCGTCCAGTCGCGTCAATGTAATACCGGGTGGAAGATCCAATCCCTCCGCACGGATGCCACGTCTCAGCTGATCCATAAGACTGTTGCTCGCGCCAGACCCATTGCTAGATGTACTCTCATCGATCGTTGCATTGGAAGCCACATTAGGTTGCCGTGCCTTGCTGTTACATTCCTTTGCAGGGCCAATTTCGACGCAGCCGCGTTGTTGCCCGAAGCGTTACTTACATTCGTCGCCTTTTGATTCGCAATCTTCTCTTGCTGTGCCTGGGCCTGCACCTTTGCCTTCGTGGCTTTGGCGGCGTTTTGTAACAGCTGTGACTGTATTGTAGCCTGGGCCTGCTCGAGCTGGCGTATCATTTGCTTTCGCTGGCGGTTTGACAGACCAGGACTATCTAGCAGGGCACTGATCTTCTCCACCATTGCCTGAGCCGGTGTCTGCTTCTTCGGTCGTGATTCTGTTTCATTGCCATTCACCGTACAACCAACACTTTCGACGTCATCTCGCTTTTGCTGTTCTTTGAACGCAGTGCCTACTGCAACTTCCCGCTCTTGTTTGGCAGCTTTCTTTTGGGTggattttttctctttttccatGGCAGTCTTCTTAGTTTTGTCATTGCCTAGCGATTGGACTGCAATTGCTACGGCCGGTTTGGATTCtttttgtatcgtttttgtttctttcgcttGCTCGCACGGCTTCGACTGTGACAGAGAGTTCTGACAGGCTGTACTGTTGTCAACCTTCGTTGGAGCTATCGTtttagcttcttcttcttcctcgaACTCTTCCTCCTCTACCTCAACGTCCGTTTCCGAATCATCCATATTGAGCAACCGGAAAGCGTTGTTATCGAACTCGGGATCAATGAACGATTTGGCAGCCTTTTTGCGAACAACGGGTTTCACAGACGATTCCACCGACGATGAATTCTCTACTGCCGAAGCAGTCTGTTGCGATTGACCCTTGGATTTTTCCTTGTTAGATGCTTTTTCGATCGCACCATTATCCTCTTTGATCGATTTTTGCGTCACAACTGCCGTTCCCTTTTTCTTCGTTTGTGTTTCCTGAGGTTGACTCTGCTTTGCTTGAACCATGCCCGCCTGCTGTTCCTGTTGCGTTGTCGCCTGTTGCTTTGATTGGGATTTGGTTTGCTGTTTAACCCCGGTTGCACTTCCACTGCCACTAGATACGACGGAATCTTTGCTTTGCTTGCGGTTCAACACCTTGGCACTAGACGCAGCcgccttttgttttctttttgagGTCGGTTTGCACTCTTCGTCGTCGCTGTCTAACAGATTTAGCCGTGCGACAATCTCGTCAATCTCCTCTATTAGCTTGTCCTTTTTGCGTTCCTTTTTGCCGTTCTTACCCTTGCCCGTGTCAGCAGGCGTCGTCGTAGCAACAGCCAATGCCTTTCCCTTGCCTGCCTGTCGGTCTTCTCCGACGGGTGCCGGTTTCGCAGTAACCTCCTTCTTAGCAGGCTGATTATTGAGGGACGCATTAGCTTTGCCCATGCTCCCTGGTGCATTACTAGCTTCTGTCGCCGTTTTTGGGTTCTTCTGCATCTCCAGCAAATCTTTCTTAACCTTATTTGCCAACGAAAGCATCTCCGGATTACTCTTGCGATCTGTCTGCAGGTTTTTGATCAACTCAACGCTTTGGCGCAGCATGCGCTCCTGTATGAGATCATTGATCGAtatcgtttgctgctgctcctgtggCTGGTTTTCTAACTTGCCCGCCCTTTTCTTTGATCGCGATGATCGTTTGATTTGATCACTATCTTCGATCTGTACCGTGTCAAGCGGCTGCTGGTATAACTGGTCGACATATTCTTGAATGAGGCGTTTTTCCTGCGGACTAAAATCAGCAAATGGATCCTCAGCCTTTGGCATGCTCTGCCCGGCACTGTTCGCTAGTTTTGCCTTCTCCGTTCTCTGAATCACTGAAGCCGGAGAACCACTGGGCTGCTGACACAATTTTCTTGCCTTCTGATGTTGATTAAAACCATCGCCCGCTCCAGCTGGATCATTGATTGGCACAATCTGACCATTGACGAATGTGTACAAAATTTGATCCTGATCGGGTGAATCTCCCTTTGCCGTTACCGTCACCTGTGGCTCGGTATGGGGCAAAAAGGTACGCTTTATCGTGACCATCTGTCGAGAAGCGGCGTCGTTACCAGCACCTTGTTGGAGCTGTTGTTgaagttgttgctgttgtttttgttgttgatgcggTTGTTGATAttgtggttgctgttgttgttgttgttgttgtttgagatgttgaagatgatgatggagcATTTGATCTTGCTGTGGGTGCATCTCGTCCGCGTGATGCTGCCGTTTTTGTTGGAAAAGGCTCAGCGTTTCCTGCAGTTTTGCAATAGTGGTAGAACGTACATTGTTGTTCGTTTTTCCGGCTGCTGTTAATGTTGAAGGTGGCGGTGGTAGCATTGTACCAGGCGGTACCCTTCGTCCTGCCTGTACATCCTCTACGGCAAGGGATTGGGCAAGTTTTTTTGGTTGCACTGCATGTTGCGATGGTGGACAGCATGGTGGAGGTGTTGGGAATGTTTCCAGCTTGAAAATGTACTCGGGAATTTCGGTGCGTATGCTGCTAACGAGCACATTTATTGCCGCATGGAGCTCATTCTTTTGCTGCCGATATGTTTGTATTTTCAGCGGCAATTCTTTGCGCTCCTTCTTGCTCAATCCTGTCTGATCTTGTAGAAGCTGCTGGGTCTTTTGCTCCTGCTTCTGACAGTCGTAAAACTTTTGTCGCAACATTTCTAGCTCAGCAATCATTTTCAGACCTTTGTTCAGCTTAACCTTCTTTATCGTCTCTGCATCTTTTCCGACTGTCGCCGACACTGTCGTTGCCGGTTTTGTAGCTGGTACGGGCTTTTGAACGTTTTTATCTGCCGACTGGATGCGGTTAGTTTTGCCACCTCCTTTCGACGTGTTGTTTTGAGCTTTCGCACAGTCATCCCCTTCTATATAACGCAGCAGATTATCGATCGATTGAAATCGATCCTTGCTCGGGGCTGCTGCAGAGGTGGCAGTTTTTGCCACtgtctttttgtttgctttttccgTAGAAGTTTTAGCGTTGCCACTAGCTGAAGGTACTGTGTTGTGCGTAGGACAAACTTTGCTTCCTCCTCCCGACGATTTTTCCGTACCTTTGGAGGAATCATCTCCCTCGATAAATCGCAATAGATCATCGATTGATTGAAATCGATCCTTACTGGGCGTCgttgcagcagctgcagcggaTTTTACTGTTTTCTTACTTCCTTTTTCGATAACTGCCTTACCGTTGCCATTGGCCGATGGTACTGGGATGAGCGGGGCAGATGCCTTACATGGCGCAACTGTCGTTGCGGCAGAGCTAGTGCTGGCAGTAGTTTTAATGGAGAGCGGTTTAGACTCTTTTGTCACTGCTGCACCACCGGCAGGGGCAGGTTTTTGCTGCAACAGTCGCCTCTGTCGTTCTTCGTCTAACATTTTATCATTCATCATTTGCTGTTTCTGGAGCTTTTTCCGTAACTTTTCACGTGTTTCGTTCGTCCTTTGATTATGATTACACTCCTAAAAAGACAAAtttaagaaagaaaaaaaaaaaacacttttaaacATGAATCTCTCTATGAATCATCTATAGCTTGAAACTAACTAAACATACACTCTGCCCGAACAGCGTACAGTAGTAGCAAACGCAGGATCCTTCCGCCTTGTCTCCCCCGGTTGCGCCAGAGGGTGCGGTTCCACGATGGCACGATTTTTTGTGCTCCTCTTTCGTATGCGTTGTTGCGCCGCCACTGACAGAT containing:
- the LOC121602594 gene encoding LOW QUALITY PROTEIN: uncharacterized protein LOC121602594 (The sequence of the model RefSeq protein was modified relative to this genomic sequence to represent the inferred CDS: deleted 4 bases in 2 codons) — protein: MSILLQESGGGGTASTVSTSGVTPIEDGSEGSPLTVDNGPAPKDACTGDCHYGRSLKQYVELLIQKTVIDVDEHEKQQDATTSENDCVCKAQSDSSECHNPKRADQQQQKQQQEDHSEHLFPLNCCCRMCIVSREVVMKLYAEDCQYNSLWDRLQLLMKQYYDLIPESEDNALYNQYMELMSKSSLKWLTDAHYPEQNMIQMSLASNLPLSNEMAFVMLTNVLSTRDPHQLFELLCFQLRSIVQVYCVGFEDLFTESPEDGSRQFNAPEVLNYIVNGYKKLRQSARTVAPLLNVLEQCHLGKFGLTWWLINQRIFQRYFYYEVQSILPECMLRLRGSLPEREYQELVGRFLKFDKEMTDISLSWADVWPLLYDYHRSPEDCERRNRISTVHTLLQAIRGSRYAPKSPELLEKPERSISEWLALENRQLVWEYVVHCLKTKWIPGVSSRLSNVCDYVKCPGCNRPLNTHNIVCVCLTCIIGGGIFTFRPKKEINERYRMCTCANMIEMMLETQEKKVPNNDEDDSATNSQKLLSSLLLTSGETGLPNGCSNVSSPQHSAMLKNESKKDDKQIVQDTAACYPLVETLGEDEELYHIAWAIFKHLPERVQYRWSTLEPSRFCSFQAAPCSSIACRVAVNIIAMNYPVHLSRLLIQTYKPVSEEPRRIMKGNWNTKARNSLRKFCDNVNKRWHEEIDDQMHPLLFVDMFWSLQNSALNLPKTRASDLAEWFILDTQAPPRNVLYQYFTKFFLVKENDIAFDLECFERERERSVSPSRMRESLMQKLESNAALLAPCPTTLSSSVSSTSSSSSSSSCLSSSNSSSSSSCSLSTTSAASVAAAAAAAAAAASSFIEPIGDACISNGIADESRGCTCTCNTCVTEFLSKSELLSKQLDTSARDSWTQRTNMLEMELKALLKERNMLLEKGRGKRSPCKLLNCDDSCTTQSGTPESSKLNLSIESNVTKASPLKQDVQGAVPEDNPAVVVNGQLEVEKSKDENVISGEKRAMAVDVELAPPSAKSQTPAPAQPTSSSKAALNDKSSKQPPSTSSAGALLAPVPMGVNEELLTPAKLSAFAKLAASKIPPAVGNAATKLSSKQEAASGANGPAMKAKPVPATIQQQPGNGVRAVPNVASSAAAGATSQTHGSSKPCPCGLPSHAGGTKAGTVAKAKPSAGSAAPGSVSGGATTHTKEEHKKSCHRGTAPSGATGGDKAEGSCVCYYCTLFGQSVCLECNHNQRTNETREKLRKKLQKQQMMNDKMLDEERQRRLLQQKPAPAGGAAVTKESKPLSIKTTASTSSAATTVAPCKASAPLIPVPSANGNGKAVIEKGSKKTVKSAAAAATTPSKDRFQSIDDLLRFIEGDDSSKGTEKSSGGGSKVCPTHNTVPSASGNAKTSTEKANKKTVAKTATSAAAPSKDRFQSIDNLLRYIEGDDCAKAQNNTSKGGGKTNRIQSADKNVQKPVPATKPATTVSATVGKDAETIKKVKLNKGLKMIAELEMLRQKFYDCQKQEQKTQQLLQDQTGLSKKERKELPLKIQTYRQQKNELHAAINVLVSSIRTEIPEYIFKLETFPTPPPCCPPSQHAVQPKKLAQSLAVEDVQAGRRVPPGTMLPPPPSTLTAAGKTNNNVRSTTIAKLQETLSLFQQKRQHHADEMHPQQDQMLHHHLQHLKQQQQQQQQPQYQQPHQQQKQQQQLQQQLQQGAGNDAASRQMVTIKRTFLPHTEPQVTVTAKGDSPDQDQILYTFVNGQIVPINDPAGAGDGFNQHQKARKLCQQPSGSPASVIQRTEKAKLANSAGQSMPKAEDPFADFSPQEKRLIQEYVDQLYQQPLDTVQIEDSDQIKRSSRSKKRAGKLENQPQEQQQTISINDLIQERMLRQSVELIKNLQTDRKSNPEMLSLANKVKKDLLEMQKNPKTATEASNAPGSMGKANASLNNQPAKKEVTAKPAPVGEDRQAGKGKALAVATTTPADTGKGKNGKKERKKDKLIEEIDEIVARLNLLDSDDEECKPTSKRKQKAAASSAKVLNRKQSKDSVVSSGSGSATGVKQQTKSQSKQQATTQQEQQAGMVQAKQSQPQETQTKKKGTAVVTQKSIKEDNGAIEKASNKEKSKGQSQQTASAVENSSSVESSVKPVVRKKAAKSFIDPEFDNNAFRLLNMDDSETDVEVEEEEFEEEEEAKTIAPTKVDNSTACQNSLSQSKPCEQAKETKTIQKESKPAVAIAVQSLGNDKTKKTAMEKEKKSTQKKAAKQEREVAVGTAFKEQQKRDDVESVGCTVNGNETESRPKKQTPAQAMVEKISALLDSPGLSNRQRKQMIRQLEQAQATIQSQLLQNAAKATKAKVQAQAQQEKIANQKATNVSNASGNNAAASIGPAKECNSKARQPNVASNATIDESTSSNGSGASNSLMDQLRRGIRAEGLDLPPGITLTRLDAIQSEALRLKRESIRKITEPMKPVAPPMDPTPAMLAGSFGVGAGAPNPGMFVVNPMSPLSVPAVGQESVIMVNTGKLRGKEQQQQQQQSSPLPEGGANDRKKRNKRRSKNKNKDHDQVDQMPSASGASVSSVTEAQAGRKLTDGNNIVTLRNPMFHGGPMGAGSAGMRPPGAGTMPDVQGARMTLGYDQPATIFKNDNGMFTIRNPALHHALSGGAPPEATGFRPFNAAYLVENGIMPPTHGAMQQPGGTAPHVTAAVSSGANTIIPGSTGVPPYLQQYSSAALDESMGPRKCKSAIGSEMKNAQKQKQTSLQQGGGLPTSSGRGWQHMNGTTGQDMFAPSPSASGTIGAGLGESHYSSFSQYNLTGPDLLHSAPVGPGNAYGSGMLGSSGYYRGSSNASILSKGATGAIGSERSHALSYLGGADASTSLATHCCDDEAPSAFFNGNSLGSLPTGTIGTRTRYDDLAFLQNLQPGQRLNSEVTIHSINESKMRRQQAQNFTHDIQITAIPAPSPPTSTGLGILGAQATPSTVSLQHMMHQAQHMTHHRQQQLAQDTQPHFSDLSPGSGSVGSGSGSGTRAGVALTDFMDSRVSGGSSSSASADLLASSMDAKSFLREYQLGQLQQQMQDLQLQSQQQQLKGEFGDNLFGTKQPIVSVGDQETDEQDLGSLEHFNYYFNAPGGNSNCSNMKITCESAGGDNIAAGMVSPSVGTPEEGNPGGISIGGDELQRPQQPPIGTPSSKSIQQHRLQQNGTPISSVGSILYPGTADSPASSVSVFDGISSSLSSQTHSFDDLYTGLLATASPPSSISGGMEGNTQLNIQQLHHQVSSDAVPFSGSGCVTSNDLPEASHARNPTDHTESSTALSNK